The following proteins come from a genomic window of Achromobacter sp. AONIH1:
- the hemB gene encoding porphobilinogen synthase: MNPQIIAPEFPVSRPRRLRRDDFTRRLVRENALTVNDLIYPVFVAEGKGLQQAVPSLPGVVRYSLDTLLPVAEECVALGIPVLALFPAIDPALKTPDGIEATNPDGLIPRVVRALKERYPELGVLCDVALDPYTSHGQDGVIDANGYVVNEPTVEILVKQALTQAAAGVDMVAPSDMMDGRIGAVRRALEANGYIHTQIMAYSAKYASAFYGPFRDAVGSATNLGKSNKMAYQMDPANLDEALREVASDLQEGADMVMVKPGMPYLDVLRRVKDAFRVPTFAYQVSGEYAMIKAAAANGWLDHDKVMMEALLSFKRAGADGILTYFAIEAARLLSRPR; this comes from the coding sequence ATGAACCCGCAGATCATCGCCCCTGAGTTCCCGGTTTCCCGTCCCCGTCGCCTGCGCCGCGACGACTTCACCCGCCGCCTGGTGCGCGAGAACGCGCTGACGGTCAACGATCTGATCTACCCGGTCTTCGTGGCCGAAGGCAAAGGCCTGCAGCAGGCCGTGCCCTCGCTGCCGGGCGTGGTGCGCTACTCGCTGGACACGCTGCTGCCGGTGGCCGAGGAATGCGTGGCGCTGGGCATCCCGGTGCTGGCCCTGTTCCCCGCCATCGATCCCGCGCTCAAGACGCCCGACGGCATCGAGGCCACCAATCCCGACGGCCTGATCCCGCGCGTGGTGCGCGCGCTGAAGGAACGCTACCCCGAACTCGGCGTGCTGTGCGATGTGGCGCTGGACCCGTACACCAGCCACGGCCAGGACGGCGTGATCGACGCCAACGGCTACGTGGTCAACGAGCCCACCGTCGAGATCCTGGTCAAGCAGGCGCTGACGCAGGCCGCGGCCGGCGTGGACATGGTCGCGCCCAGCGACATGATGGACGGCCGCATCGGCGCCGTGCGCCGCGCGCTGGAAGCGAACGGCTACATCCACACGCAGATCATGGCCTACTCGGCCAAGTACGCCAGCGCGTTCTACGGCCCGTTCCGCGACGCCGTGGGCTCGGCCACCAACCTGGGCAAGTCCAACAAGATGGCCTACCAGATGGATCCGGCCAACCTGGACGAGGCGCTGCGCGAAGTGGCGTCCGACCTGCAGGAAGGCGCCGACATGGTCATGGTCAAGCCCGGCATGCCGTACCTGGACGTGCTGCGCCGCGTCAAGGACGCCTTCCGCGTGCCGACCTTCGCCTACCAGGTCAGCGGCGAGTACGCGATGATCAAGGCCGCCGCCGCCAATGGCTGGCTGGACCACGACAAGGTCATGATGGAAGCGCTGCTGTCGTTCAAGCGCGCCGGCGCCGACGGCATCCTGACCTATTTCGCCATCGAGGCCGCGCGCCTGCTCTCGCGCCCGCGCTGA
- a CDS encoding cytochrome c yields the protein MKRVLSRMLVASGLLLGASALSTASFAAEGAAGPAKPDAAKGGQLFDQGDASRGIIACASCHGAAGNSTIPVNPNLAAQPHEYLVKQLTDFQVKQGAKLPVRNGAGGNPTPMTAMAQNLTPADMQNIALYLAQQPLKQPATAGQEKLVDLGQKIWRGGLPERNVPACAACHSANGAGLPGQYPRLSGQFPMYIEEQLKLFRSGDRANDVMHAIADRMSDADIKAVADYAAGLR from the coding sequence ATGAAGCGTGTGCTGTCCCGGATGTTGGTTGCGAGCGGGCTGTTGCTCGGCGCCTCCGCCTTATCTACCGCCAGTTTCGCCGCCGAGGGCGCGGCCGGTCCGGCCAAACCCGATGCTGCCAAGGGTGGCCAGCTGTTCGACCAGGGAGACGCCTCGCGCGGCATCATCGCCTGTGCCTCCTGTCATGGCGCGGCGGGCAACAGCACCATCCCGGTGAACCCCAACCTGGCCGCGCAACCCCACGAATACCTCGTCAAGCAGCTGACCGACTTCCAGGTCAAGCAGGGCGCCAAGCTGCCCGTGCGCAATGGCGCCGGCGGCAATCCGACCCCCATGACCGCCATGGCGCAGAACCTGACGCCGGCCGACATGCAAAACATCGCGCTGTACCTGGCGCAGCAGCCGCTCAAGCAGCCCGCCACGGCTGGCCAGGAGAAGCTGGTTGATCTGGGTCAAAAGATCTGGCGCGGCGGTTTGCCCGAACGCAACGTGCCGGCCTGCGCGGCATGCCATTCTGCCAATGGCGCCGGACTTCCCGGCCAATACCCCCGTCTGTCGGGCCAGTTCCCGATGTACATCGAAGAGCAGCTCAAGCTGTTCCGCAGCGGCGACCGCGCGAATGACGTGATGCACGCCATCGCCGATCGCATGTCGGACGCCGACATCAAGGCCGTGGCCGACTACGCCGCGGGCCTGCGCTAG
- the yihA gene encoding ribosome biogenesis GTP-binding protein YihA/YsxC, giving the protein MSLLHRASFLTSAARLDQLPAASAPEVCFVGRSNAGKSTAINVLCNQRRLAFSSKTPGRTRLINMFGLPDPLDPEGHIGFLVDLPGYGYASVARNEKEKWADILGGYLRDRESLAGIVLLIDIRRGVTELDRRLANFIAPTGRPVLALLTKADKLPYGQRMRTIFAVRKDLADIGALHTIPFSATERIGLEEAASHIENWISPKVVP; this is encoded by the coding sequence GTGTCCCTCCTCCATCGCGCCTCCTTCCTCACTTCCGCGGCCCGCCTCGACCAGCTGCCGGCCGCCAGCGCGCCGGAAGTCTGCTTCGTCGGCCGTTCCAACGCCGGTAAATCCACGGCGATCAACGTGCTGTGCAACCAGCGCCGGCTGGCCTTCTCCAGCAAGACGCCGGGCCGCACGCGGCTGATCAACATGTTCGGCCTGCCCGATCCGCTGGACCCCGAAGGCCACATCGGCTTCCTGGTCGACCTGCCCGGCTACGGCTACGCGTCGGTGGCCCGCAACGAAAAGGAGAAGTGGGCCGACATCCTGGGCGGTTATCTGCGCGACCGGGAATCGCTGGCCGGCATCGTGCTGCTGATCGACATCCGCCGCGGCGTCACCGAGCTGGACCGCCGCCTCGCCAATTTCATCGCCCCCACCGGACGCCCGGTGCTGGCGCTGCTGACCAAGGCCGACAAACTGCCGTATGGCCAGCGCATGCGCACCATCTTCGCGGTCCGCAAGGATCTCGCGGACATCGGCGCGCTGCACACCATCCCCTTCTCGGCCACCGAGCGCATCGGCCTGGAAGAGGCCGCCTCCCACATCGAGAATTGGATTTCCCCCAAGGTCGTACCATGA
- a CDS encoding cytochrome c biogenesis protein ResB — protein sequence MNSTRTHTRPSLRSLPGDFFELLGSMRFAVSLLMFICVASVVGTVLQQNRSSSNYIDQFGPFWYEVFDKFSIWHVYNSWWFLLIMAFLVVSTTVCLIRNAPKMLRDARSFREHVRASSLRAFPHRVESQEPTDVPSTVTGLKTLLGRFGYAVRERRDGDGVLLAAKKGSANRLGYVFAHAAMVIICIGGLLDSELPVRLQVMFGGKKPIVENMLISEVPESGRLSVNNPSFRASVLVPEDGQASTAVVMVGDGALVQPMPFTLKLKKFVVDYYSTGMPSRFASEVVVTDPDTGKSFESTIEVNEPLRFKGMTVYQSSFDDGGSTVALKGYPLVGAGDATFTVDGTVGKTTEVSAQTARGPRSMGVEITALRPINVEDLTRGDPKGGNQSFAEHVASVAGSAAGKKNENLRNVGPSVEYKLIDDAGQAHEFQNYMLPVELDGATVFLAGVRNNASESFRYLRIPADDDSSVAEFMRLRATLADPAARQEAARRFAERNSPSGADRQPLQTAAERALETFAGGGLQAVAAFLQANTPPADLERAADVVIRLIGASMNELRAIERERAGLPPVATSGPDGERAAVWSRLAVAALSDLTVYPAPVFLSLADFKHVQASVFQVSRTPGKRAVYLGSLLLVLGVFAMFYIRDRRIWIWVKPQDGGSGILAAMTSQKRTLDFNQEFERFKAALLRQNRS from the coding sequence ATGAATTCGACCCGTACCCATACCCGTCCCTCCCTGCGCAGCCTGCCCGGCGACTTTTTCGAGTTGCTCGGCTCGATGCGCTTTGCCGTCAGCCTGCTGATGTTCATCTGCGTGGCCAGCGTGGTCGGGACGGTGCTGCAGCAGAACCGCTCATCCAGCAACTACATCGACCAGTTCGGTCCGTTCTGGTACGAGGTGTTCGACAAGTTCTCGATCTGGCATGTCTACAACAGCTGGTGGTTCCTGCTGATCATGGCTTTCCTGGTGGTGTCGACCACTGTCTGCCTGATCCGCAACGCGCCCAAGATGCTGCGCGACGCGCGCTCGTTCCGCGAGCACGTCCGCGCCAGCAGCCTGCGCGCGTTCCCGCACCGCGTCGAAAGCCAGGAACCCACCGACGTGCCGAGCACGGTGACGGGCCTTAAGACGCTCCTGGGACGCTTCGGCTACGCGGTGCGCGAGCGCCGGGACGGCGACGGCGTGCTGCTGGCGGCCAAGAAGGGCAGCGCCAACCGCCTGGGGTATGTGTTCGCTCACGCGGCCATGGTCATCATCTGCATCGGCGGGCTGCTCGACAGCGAATTGCCGGTGCGGCTGCAGGTCATGTTCGGTGGCAAGAAGCCCATCGTCGAGAACATGCTGATCTCCGAGGTGCCCGAGAGCGGCCGGCTGTCGGTCAACAACCCGAGCTTCCGCGCCAGCGTGCTGGTGCCCGAGGACGGCCAGGCCTCCACCGCCGTGGTCATGGTGGGCGACGGCGCGCTGGTGCAGCCCATGCCCTTCACGCTCAAGCTCAAGAAATTCGTCGTCGATTACTACTCCACCGGCATGCCCAGCCGCTTCGCCAGCGAAGTGGTGGTCACCGATCCCGACACCGGCAAGAGCTTCGAGTCCACCATCGAGGTCAATGAGCCGCTGCGCTTCAAGGGCATGACGGTCTACCAGTCCAGCTTCGATGATGGCGGCAGCACGGTGGCGCTCAAGGGCTATCCGCTGGTGGGCGCGGGCGACGCGACCTTTACCGTGGACGGCACCGTGGGCAAGACCACCGAAGTGTCGGCCCAGACCGCGCGCGGTCCGCGCAGCATGGGCGTGGAGATCACCGCGCTGCGCCCGATCAACGTCGAGGACCTGACGCGCGGCGACCCCAAGGGCGGCAACCAGAGCTTCGCCGAGCACGTGGCCTCGGTGGCTGGCAGCGCCGCCGGCAAGAAGAACGAGAACCTGCGCAACGTCGGCCCCAGCGTCGAGTACAAGCTGATCGACGACGCCGGTCAGGCGCACGAATTCCAGAACTACATGCTGCCGGTCGAACTGGACGGCGCCACGGTGTTCCTGGCCGGTGTGCGCAACAACGCGTCCGAGTCCTTCCGCTACCTGCGCATCCCGGCGGACGACGACAGCTCGGTCGCCGAATTCATGCGCCTGCGCGCCACGCTGGCCGATCCGGCGGCGCGCCAGGAAGCCGCGCGTCGCTTCGCCGAGCGCAACAGCCCGTCGGGCGCCGACCGCCAGCCGCTGCAGACGGCCGCCGAGCGCGCGCTGGAAACCTTCGCCGGCGGCGGCCTGCAGGCCGTGGCCGCGTTCCTGCAAGCCAACACGCCGCCCGCCGACCTGGAGCGCGCCGCCGACGTGGTGATCCGCCTGATCGGCGCCAGCATGAACGAGCTGCGCGCCATCGAGCGCGAGCGCGCCGGCCTGCCGCCGGTGGCGACCTCGGGTCCGGACGGCGAGCGCGCGGCGGTCTGGTCGCGGCTGGCCGTGGCGGCGCTGTCGGACCTGACGGTGTATCCGGCCCCGGTTTTCCTGTCGCTGGCGGACTTCAAGCATGTCCAGGCCAGCGTGTTCCAGGTCAGCCGCACGCCGGGCAAGCGCGCCGTCTACCTGGGCAGCCTGCTGCTGGTGCTGGGCGTGTTCGCGATGTTTTATATTCGTGACCGCCGCATCTGGATCTGGGTCAAGCCGCAGGATGGCGGCAGCGGCATCCTGGCCGCCATGACATCGCAGAAGCGTACACTCGACTTCAACCAGGAGTTCGAGCGGTTCAAAGCGGCGCTGCTGCGCCAGAATAGGTCCTGA
- the ccsB gene encoding c-type cytochrome biogenesis protein CcsB produces MSTTTTTTHSSSPETLWQDGLSETGDSRAQRGRPDWTDLVFFLLLSAGAGYALMRHGGAMDYYEKIILCGTVPALAWLGWLWRPLRGLMVACAIAAGVALMLYGNDLARAEQVFFLKYLFSSQSAILWMSALFALAMVCYWIGFFSPTAAWLGTALTWGAVFAGTTGMLVRWREGHLMGPDLGHIPVSNLYEVFVLFALITALFYLYYERKYATRALGGFVLLVVTSAVVFLLWYSFTRDAGQIQPLVPALKSWWMKLHVPANFIGYGTFSLAAMVGFAYLVKQHGQTSSWLKLAPLFVLGVLLCAEPMVFRSEGLSATWMLYFGIGAVIVGAILLGRRRIAAALPSLEVLDDIMYRAIAIGFAFFTVATILGALWAADAWGAYWQWDPKETWALIVWLNYAAWLHMRLIKGLRGTMAAYWALTGLLITGFAFLGVNMYLSGLHSYGQL; encoded by the coding sequence ATGTCCACGACGACCACCACCACGCATTCCTCCTCGCCTGAAACGCTGTGGCAGGACGGGCTGTCCGAAACCGGCGACAGCCGCGCCCAGCGCGGCCGGCCCGACTGGACCGACCTCGTGTTCTTCCTGCTGCTGTCGGCCGGCGCGGGCTATGCGCTCATGCGCCATGGCGGCGCCATGGACTACTACGAGAAGATCATCCTTTGCGGCACCGTGCCGGCGCTGGCCTGGCTGGGCTGGCTGTGGCGTCCGCTGCGCGGCTTGATGGTGGCCTGTGCCATCGCGGCCGGCGTGGCGCTGATGCTCTACGGCAACGACCTGGCGCGCGCCGAGCAGGTGTTCTTCCTGAAGTACCTGTTCTCGTCGCAATCCGCCATCCTGTGGATGAGCGCGCTGTTCGCGCTGGCCATGGTCTGCTACTGGATCGGCTTCTTCAGCCCCACGGCCGCCTGGCTGGGCACGGCGCTGACCTGGGGCGCGGTGTTCGCCGGCACCACCGGCATGCTGGTGCGCTGGCGCGAAGGCCACCTGATGGGCCCGGACCTGGGGCACATCCCGGTCAGCAACCTGTATGAAGTGTTCGTGCTGTTCGCGCTGATCACGGCCCTGTTCTACCTGTACTACGAACGCAAGTACGCCACCCGCGCGCTGGGCGGCTTCGTGCTGCTGGTGGTGACCTCGGCGGTGGTGTTCCTGCTCTGGTATTCGTTCACGCGCGACGCCGGGCAGATCCAGCCGCTGGTGCCGGCGCTCAAGAGCTGGTGGATGAAGCTGCACGTGCCGGCCAACTTCATCGGCTACGGCACCTTCTCGCTGGCGGCCATGGTGGGCTTCGCCTACCTGGTCAAGCAGCACGGCCAGACCTCGTCCTGGCTCAAGCTGGCGCCGCTGTTCGTGCTGGGCGTGCTGCTGTGCGCCGAACCCATGGTGTTCCGCTCGGAAGGCCTGTCGGCCACCTGGATGCTGTATTTCGGCATCGGCGCGGTGATCGTCGGCGCCATCCTGCTGGGCCGGCGCCGCATCGCCGCCGCGCTGCCGTCGCTGGAGGTGCTGGACGACATCATGTATCGCGCCATCGCCATCGGCTTCGCCTTCTTCACGGTCGCCACCATCCTGGGCGCGCTGTGGGCGGCCGACGCCTGGGGCGCCTATTGGCAGTGGGATCCCAAGGAAACCTGGGCGCTGATCGTCTGGCTCAATTACGCGGCCTGGCTGCACATGCGCCTGATCAAGGGCCTGCGCGGCACCATGGCGGCGTACTGGGCGCTGACCGGCCTGCTGATCACCGGCTTCGCCTTCCTGGGCGTGAACATGTACCTGTCGGGCCTGCATTCCTACGGCCAGCTCTGA
- a CDS encoding DMT family transporter produces the protein MFVMATWGLNIVAVKYLTQYMDARILAAVRIVIALLVVTLIIKVRGGRIPKLTRAQLGWLALAGFLVVYAHQAALVAGLGLTSAANGTLIMATSPLLSAVLAAVFYRERLTPARVCGALLGLAGVALVVLGSGKALGAAGWGDAMVFLAVVVFVCGGLVIQRMSRSMAPLAMLWYMYLAGGLMLAAHAGTAPSTYRAESWSMAWWPWLVLMFSAVVASGISNILWNGGIARLGISRASLFLNWLPIFGLLFAALFLGEKVGATHAAGLACVLGGTWLGLRRGASPAGAAGEPGKARP, from the coding sequence CTGTTCGTCATGGCCACGTGGGGCCTGAACATCGTCGCGGTCAAGTACCTGACGCAGTACATGGACGCGCGCATCCTGGCGGCCGTGCGCATCGTCATCGCGCTGCTTGTCGTCACCCTCATCATCAAGGTGCGCGGCGGCCGCATCCCGAAGCTGACGCGCGCGCAGCTGGGCTGGCTGGCGCTGGCGGGATTCCTGGTGGTGTACGCGCACCAGGCGGCGCTGGTGGCGGGGCTGGGCCTGACCTCGGCCGCCAATGGCACGCTGATCATGGCCACCAGTCCCTTGCTGTCGGCGGTGCTGGCCGCGGTGTTCTATCGCGAGCGGCTGACGCCGGCGCGCGTGTGCGGCGCGCTGCTGGGCCTGGCCGGCGTGGCGCTGGTGGTGCTGGGCAGCGGCAAGGCCCTGGGCGCGGCCGGCTGGGGCGATGCCATGGTCTTCCTGGCGGTGGTGGTGTTCGTGTGCGGCGGGCTGGTGATCCAGCGCATGTCGCGCAGCATGGCGCCGCTGGCCATGCTCTGGTACATGTACCTGGCCGGCGGGCTGATGCTGGCCGCGCACGCGGGTACGGCGCCATCCACCTACCGGGCCGAGTCCTGGAGCATGGCGTGGTGGCCGTGGCTGGTGCTGATGTTCTCCGCCGTGGTGGCCTCGGGCATCAGCAACATCCTGTGGAACGGCGGCATCGCGCGGCTGGGCATCAGCCGCGCCTCGTTGTTCCTGAACTGGCTGCCGATCTTCGGCCTGCTGTTCGCGGCGCTGTTCCTGGGAGAGAAGGTGGGCGCCACGCACGCGGCCGGGCTGGCCTGCGTGCTGGGCGGCACCTGGCTGGGATTGCGGCGCGGCGCCAGCCCGGCGGGCGCCGCCGGCGAGCCGGGCAAGGCCCGGCCCTGA
- a CDS encoding ABC transporter ATP-binding protein has translation MLKLESLRVSYGAIQAVRDVSLEIRTGEIVTIIGANGAGKSTLLKAVAGLEPAQDGRITFMDRDITQLPAHQRVGLGLALSPEGRGVFADQTVYDNLLLGGYARRKDRDAIAAGVERGYALFPRLRERRDQLAGTLSGGEQQMLAMARALMCEPRLLCLDEPSLGLAPLIVQDIFAAIRQLRDDGLTIVLVEQMANQALGVADRAYVLETGRVTLSGTGAQLLSDPKVRAAYLGSH, from the coding sequence ATGCTGAAACTTGAATCCCTGCGCGTGTCCTATGGCGCGATCCAGGCCGTGCGCGATGTGTCGCTTGAGATCCGCACGGGCGAGATCGTCACCATCATCGGCGCCAACGGCGCCGGCAAGAGCACGCTGCTCAAGGCCGTGGCCGGGCTGGAACCGGCGCAGGACGGTCGTATCACCTTCATGGACCGCGATATCACGCAGCTGCCGGCGCACCAGCGCGTCGGGCTGGGCCTGGCGTTGTCGCCGGAAGGGCGCGGCGTGTTCGCCGACCAGACCGTCTACGACAATCTGCTGCTGGGCGGCTATGCGCGGCGCAAGGATCGCGATGCCATCGCGGCCGGCGTGGAGCGGGGCTATGCGCTGTTCCCGCGACTGCGCGAACGGCGCGACCAGCTGGCCGGCACGCTGTCCGGCGGCGAGCAGCAGATGCTGGCGATGGCGCGGGCGCTGATGTGCGAGCCGCGCCTGCTGTGCCTGGACGAGCCCTCGCTGGGGCTGGCGCCGCTGATCGTGCAGGACATCTTCGCGGCCATCCGGCAGTTGCGCGACGACGGACTGACGATCGTGCTGGTGGAGCAGATGGCGAACCAGGCGCTGGGCGTGGCCGACCGCGCCTATGTGCTGGAGACCGGTCGCGTCACGCTCAGCGGGACCGGCGCGCAGCTGCTGTCCGACCCGAAGGTGCGCGCGGCCTACCTGGGATCGCATTGA